In Pseudomonas hamedanensis, a single window of DNA contains:
- a CDS encoding GGDEF/EAL domain-containing response regulator, with protein MNAPLTQINRRVLIVDDSASIHEDFAKILSPVALDDDGLGATENLLFGTPSAAPPLRFELDSAFQGHQALEKIEAALASQRPYAMAFIDMRMPPGWDGLETIERLWRVDPKLQVALCTAYSDYSWEDIDQRLALNDRLLILKKPFDAIEIRQMASALTVKWQMTEDAALKMNLLEQAVEERTRELSDANIIVQNSPTILYRLRGEPSFPLMYISHNITRYGHVAAELVRSPNWAQALIHPDDQASVDTAMARVLDRHALGASIEFRMRTGDGTWRWVENRYIPVRDDDGRLLEVEGIILDITERRVAEEKLALLARSDGLTGLANRATLIERLHQAFAAARRGAAPFAVFYLDLDHFKRINDTLGHPVGDLLLQEVARRIKASVRENDVVARLGGDEFAIVQLDVSDPTQSAAMANNIRDTLLAPYHLAGNALHVSVSIGISTYTAASLDADSLLGQADTALYRAKEMGRNQYHFHCAEISREVAERMTLASELLTALDGDELTLNYAPEVDLHSRRILGMEAQIVWQHPRLGLLPASAFVPAAQRTGAIIALGRWVLDRACRQMRLWRDEGVAPPVMAIKLSLAQLKSGPELIYDVLRTTARWELAPWDLRFDVTEATLAQTKWTHNDVLPRLRELGVTIAIDDFGTEYSSFDYLKTYRVNHLKLAQTFIDSASRDPASANALRAIVNFARDLDIGIITEGQTAPEAPLIEGSEAPLSSAQGLYFSEAVSAEQAEQLLRNSELPPKGNEA; from the coding sequence ATGAACGCGCCACTTACGCAGATCAATCGGCGCGTACTCATCGTTGACGACAGTGCGTCGATCCATGAGGACTTCGCCAAGATCCTCAGTCCGGTCGCGCTTGACGATGACGGGTTGGGCGCCACCGAAAATCTATTGTTCGGCACCCCGTCGGCAGCGCCGCCCCTGCGCTTCGAACTGGATTCGGCCTTCCAGGGCCACCAGGCGCTGGAAAAGATCGAAGCCGCGCTGGCCAGTCAGCGGCCCTATGCCATGGCTTTTATCGACATGCGCATGCCGCCGGGCTGGGACGGCCTGGAAACCATCGAACGGCTGTGGCGAGTCGACCCGAAATTGCAGGTCGCGCTGTGCACGGCGTATTCCGACTATTCCTGGGAAGACATCGACCAGCGCCTGGCGCTGAACGACCGCCTGCTGATCCTGAAAAAGCCCTTCGACGCCATCGAGATCCGCCAGATGGCCAGCGCCCTTACGGTCAAATGGCAAATGACCGAAGACGCCGCGCTGAAAATGAACCTGCTGGAGCAAGCCGTCGAGGAGCGCACCCGGGAGCTGTCCGACGCCAACATCATTGTGCAGAACAGCCCGACCATCCTTTACCGGCTGCGCGGCGAGCCGTCGTTTCCGCTGATGTACATTTCCCACAACATCACCCGTTATGGCCATGTGGCGGCAGAACTGGTGCGTTCGCCCAACTGGGCACAAGCATTGATTCATCCCGACGACCAGGCCAGCGTCGATACGGCCATGGCCCGGGTCCTTGACCGGCACGCGCTGGGCGCTTCGATCGAGTTTCGTATGCGGACCGGGGACGGCACCTGGCGCTGGGTGGAAAACCGCTATATCCCGGTGCGCGACGATGACGGCCGCCTGCTCGAAGTAGAGGGGATTATCCTCGACATCACCGAGCGCCGCGTGGCCGAGGAAAAACTCGCCTTGCTGGCCCGCTCCGATGGCCTGACCGGGCTCGCCAATCGCGCGACGCTGATTGAGCGGCTGCACCAGGCCTTCGCCGCCGCGCGTCGGGGCGCCGCGCCGTTCGCGGTGTTTTATCTGGACCTGGACCACTTCAAGCGGATCAACGACACCCTCGGCCACCCGGTGGGTGATCTGCTGTTGCAGGAAGTCGCCCGGCGCATCAAGGCCAGCGTGCGCGAAAACGACGTGGTCGCGCGCCTCGGTGGCGACGAGTTCGCGATTGTGCAACTGGACGTCAGCGACCCGACGCAATCGGCGGCCATGGCCAACAACATCCGCGACACGCTGCTGGCGCCCTATCACCTGGCCGGTAATGCCCTGCACGTGTCGGTGAGCATCGGCATCAGCACCTACACCGCGGCCAGCCTCGACGCCGACAGCCTGCTCGGGCAGGCCGACACGGCGCTGTACCGCGCCAAGGAAATGGGCCGCAACCAATATCACTTCCACTGCGCCGAGATCTCCCGGGAGGTGGCTGAACGCATGACCCTGGCCAGCGAGTTGCTGACGGCGCTGGACGGCGACGAACTGACCCTCAACTACGCGCCCGAAGTGGATCTGCACAGCCGCCGGATTCTCGGCATGGAGGCGCAGATCGTCTGGCAGCATCCGCGTCTGGGCCTGCTGCCGGCCAGCGCGTTTGTGCCGGCGGCGCAACGCACCGGCGCGATCATTGCGCTCGGGCGCTGGGTGCTCGATCGCGCCTGTCGCCAGATGCGCCTGTGGCGCGATGAAGGCGTGGCCCCGCCGGTGATGGCGATCAAGCTGTCCCTGGCGCAACTCAAAAGCGGTCCGGAACTGATCTACGACGTACTGCGCACCACCGCACGCTGGGAACTCGCACCGTGGGACCTGCGCTTCGATGTCACCGAGGCCACGCTGGCGCAGACCAAGTGGACCCACAACGATGTGTTGCCGCGTTTGCGCGAGCTGGGCGTGACCATCGCCATCGACGACTTCGGCACCGAGTACTCATCGTTCGATTACCTGAAAACCTACCGGGTCAATCACCTCAAACTGGCTCAGACGTTCATCGACAGCGCGAGCAGGGATCCGGCCAGCGCCAACGCCCTGCGTGCGATCGTCAACTTCGCCCGGGATCTGGACATCGGCATCATTACCGAAGGTCAGACAGCCCCCGAGGCGCCGCTGATTGAGGGGAGCGAAGCGCCACTTTCCAGCGCGCAGGGGTTGTACTTCAGCGAGGCGGTCAGCGCCGAACAGGCGGAGCAACTGCTGCGCAACAGCGAATTGCCGCCGAAGGGGAATGAGGCATGA
- a CDS encoding putative bifunctional diguanylate cyclase/phosphodiesterase, translating into MKTPFPQTNRRILIIDDTPAIHADFRKILAPQAQDPADLQQLEQTLFGTHPSAHLTFQLDSAYQGQEALALVERALAAGTPYALAFIDMRMPPGWDGLETIEQLWQVDPNLQIALCTAYSDYSWEAMAERLAFGDQLLILKKPFDSLEIRQMANALTWKWQLAQDAALKMLALEQTIEARVHELLKVSHLLQYDALTGLPNSTLLGDRLSQALAVCRRHDKQLVVMFLGLDRFKRINHALGHPAGDEMLKCTARQLTLCLRDSDSVFRYGADEFVVILNDINHPQQTHGVAEKLLAAIRAPQTIAGHDVSVTASLGISVYPEDGLDAIVLIKKAETAMRNVKEHGPDEIGFFIEAMNQHAREQHSIESGLRRALQAQELVLHYQPKVDLRSARVVGAEALVRWQKPGHGWVYPSAFIPVAEDTGLIVPLSKWVLNEACRQLREWQLAGLPPIRLSINTSPIDFRQRDFVDGVEQALKQNNLAAEWLELEITEGVLMQNVEATLTALNRLKALGTRLAIDDFGTGYSSLSYLRRFPIDVLKIDQSFIRGLCSDSHDAALVSAIINLGKSLGLNVIAEGIETAEQLAFLKAHHCEEGQGFYFSEALPADTFARWLASGECAPWSAP; encoded by the coding sequence ATGAAGACCCCGTTCCCGCAGACCAACCGGCGCATTCTGATCATCGACGACACGCCGGCGATCCATGCTGACTTCCGCAAGATTCTCGCGCCACAGGCGCAGGACCCGGCCGATCTGCAGCAACTGGAACAGACGCTGTTCGGCACCCACCCGTCGGCCCACCTGACCTTCCAGCTCGATTCCGCCTATCAGGGCCAGGAAGCCCTGGCCCTGGTCGAGCGCGCCCTGGCCGCCGGCACCCCGTATGCCCTGGCCTTTATCGACATGCGCATGCCGCCCGGCTGGGATGGTCTGGAAACCATCGAGCAGCTCTGGCAGGTCGATCCGAACCTGCAAATCGCCTTATGCACCGCTTACAGCGATTACAGCTGGGAAGCCATGGCCGAAAGGCTGGCGTTCGGCGATCAATTGCTGATTTTGAAAAAGCCGTTCGACAGCCTGGAAATCCGTCAGATGGCCAACGCTCTGACCTGGAAATGGCAACTGGCGCAGGACGCGGCGTTGAAGATGCTCGCCCTTGAGCAAACCATCGAGGCGAGGGTGCATGAGCTGCTCAAAGTCTCGCACCTGCTGCAATACGACGCCCTCACGGGGCTGCCCAACAGCACGCTGCTCGGCGATCGCCTGAGTCAGGCGCTGGCGGTCTGCCGGCGCCATGACAAGCAACTGGTGGTGATGTTTCTGGGTCTCGACCGCTTCAAACGCATCAACCATGCCCTGGGCCATCCGGCGGGCGACGAGATGCTCAAATGCACCGCGCGGCAATTAACGCTTTGCCTGCGCGATTCGGACTCGGTCTTTCGCTACGGCGCCGACGAATTCGTGGTGATCCTCAACGACATCAACCACCCGCAGCAAACCCACGGCGTCGCAGAAAAACTGCTCGCGGCCATTCGTGCACCGCAGACGATTGCCGGGCATGACGTCAGCGTTACCGCCAGCCTGGGCATCAGCGTCTACCCCGAAGACGGGCTGGACGCCATCGTGCTGATCAAAAAAGCCGAAACCGCGATGCGCAACGTCAAGGAGCACGGTCCCGATGAAATCGGCTTTTTCATCGAAGCCATGAACCAGCACGCCCGGGAACAGCACAGCATCGAATCAGGTCTGCGCCGGGCCCTGCAAGCGCAAGAACTGGTCCTGCACTATCAACCCAAGGTCGACCTGCGCAGCGCCCGCGTGGTCGGGGCCGAGGCGCTGGTGCGCTGGCAGAAACCGGGGCATGGCTGGGTGTATCCCTCGGCATTTATCCCGGTGGCCGAGGACACTGGTCTGATCGTGCCGTTGAGCAAGTGGGTGCTGAATGAGGCCTGCCGTCAACTGCGCGAATGGCAACTGGCCGGACTGCCGCCGATTCGCCTGTCGATCAACACCTCGCCCATCGACTTTCGCCAGCGCGACTTCGTTGACGGTGTCGAACAGGCGCTGAAGCAAAACAACCTGGCCGCCGAATGGCTGGAGCTGGAAATCACCGAAGGTGTGTTGATGCAAAACGTCGAGGCCACCCTGACCGCGCTCAATCGGTTGAAGGCGCTGGGCACACGGCTGGCCATCGACGATTTCGGCACTGGCTATTCCAGCCTGAGTTATCTACGCCGCTTTCCCATTGACGTGCTGAAAATCGATCAGTCGTTCATTCGCGGCCTGTGCAGCGACAGTCACGACGCCGCGCTGGTCAGCGCCATCATCAACCTGGGCAAGAGCCTGGGTTTGAACGTCATCGCCGAAGGGATCGAAACCGCCGAACAACTGGCCTTTCTCAAGGCCCATCACTGCGAAGAAGGCCAAGGGTTTTATTTCAGCGAAGCCTTGCCGGCAGATACCTTCGCCCGCTGGCTGGCATCGGGAGAATGTGCACCGTGGAGCGCACCATGA
- a CDS encoding cytochrome-c peroxidase has protein sequence MNRSTGLVPYALALLLSGGAASAIAEPLNEPLKPLPEVPRQDAGRVVLGRQLFHDPRLSVNNTLSCASCHQLEHNGADSRALSTGFDGKPVAVNTPTVFNASLNFRQFWDGRVETLEEQSNIVITSPHEMGSDWKTVIERIVSDAGYRRDFAAAYPDGVTRANIQQALAAFERTLLTPGSRFDQYLLGDTAAITYEEKQGYQRFKDYGCIACHQGVNIGGNMFQKFGVFGDYIADRGNPTSADQGRFNVTADEADRAVFKVPSLRNVALTAPYFHDGSAPDLERAVDIMFQYQLGRMPSAEDKSLIIQFLKTLTGKTEGKP, from the coding sequence ATGAATCGGTCGACGGGCCTGGTGCCCTATGCCCTCGCGCTGCTGCTGAGCGGCGGCGCTGCCAGCGCCATCGCCGAACCGCTGAACGAGCCGCTCAAACCGCTGCCCGAGGTGCCCCGCCAGGATGCCGGACGCGTGGTCCTCGGACGGCAGTTGTTTCATGACCCCAGATTATCGGTCAACAACACCTTGTCCTGCGCCAGTTGCCATCAACTGGAGCACAACGGTGCCGACAGCCGAGCGCTTTCAACGGGTTTCGACGGCAAACCCGTGGCGGTCAACACACCGACGGTATTCAACGCCAGCCTCAACTTCCGCCAGTTCTGGGACGGTCGCGTCGAAACGCTGGAGGAACAAAGCAACATCGTCATCACCAGTCCTCACGAAATGGGCAGCGACTGGAAGACCGTAATCGAGCGGATCGTCAGCGACGCCGGTTATCGCCGGGACTTCGCCGCGGCCTACCCGGACGGCGTGACCCGGGCCAATATCCAGCAGGCGCTGGCCGCCTTCGAACGCACCTTGCTGACCCCCGGTTCGCGTTTCGATCAATACCTGCTGGGCGATACCGCCGCCATTACCTATGAGGAGAAGCAAGGCTATCAGCGCTTCAAGGATTACGGCTGCATCGCCTGCCATCAGGGCGTGAATATCGGCGGCAACATGTTTCAGAAATTCGGCGTGTTCGGCGATTACATCGCCGATCGCGGCAACCCGACATCGGCTGACCAAGGGCGTTTCAATGTCACCGCCGACGAGGCCGATCGTGCGGTATTCAAAGTGCCGAGCCTGCGCAACGTCGCGCTGACCGCACCGTACTTCCATGACGGCTCGGCACCCGACCTCGAGCGGGCTGTGGATATCATGTTCCAGTACCAGTTGGGCCGCATGCCCAGCGCTGAAGACAAAAGCCTGATCATCCAGTTTCTCAAGACCCTGACCGGCAAGACGGAGGGCAAGCCATGA